Proteins encoded within one genomic window of Halorussus salilacus:
- a CDS encoding HVO_A0114 family putative DNA-binding protein, which produces MANDKSVLLVTIGDGDGLYEEGREAVRKLSDGEPVEQLATITFSNAEQLGDVFNERTYTLLQVIRDERPGSIRETARLVGRDVKNVHQELTALEALGIVRFDDDGQSKRPVFPYDDLVISPFANDNGGTTAAAP; this is translated from the coding sequence ATGGCTAACGACAAGAGCGTACTTCTGGTCACCATCGGAGACGGTGACGGTCTCTACGAGGAGGGCCGCGAGGCGGTTCGAAAACTCAGCGACGGCGAACCCGTCGAGCAGTTAGCGACGATAACGTTCTCGAACGCCGAGCAGTTGGGTGACGTGTTCAACGAGCGCACCTACACGCTCCTGCAGGTCATCCGGGACGAACGGCCCGGGAGTATCCGCGAGACCGCACGGCTCGTCGGTCGTGACGTGAAGAACGTCCACCAGGAACTGACGGCTCTCGAAGCGCTGGGAATCGTTCGCTTCGACGACGACGGGCAGTCCAAGCGCCCCGTATTCCCCTACGACGACCTCGTCATCAGCCCGTTCGCGAACGATAACGGCGGGACCACGGCCGCGGCCCCGTAG